From the Helicobacter pylori genome, one window contains:
- the ccoS gene encoding cbb3-type cytochrome oxidase assembly protein CcoS, whose protein sequence is MNTEILTIMLVVSVLMGLVGLIAFLWGVKSGQFDDEKRMLESVLYDSASDLNEAILQEKRQDPKN, encoded by the coding sequence ATGAATACAGAAATTTTAACCATCATGTTAGTTGTCTCCGTGCTTATGGGATTGGTAGGCTTAATAGCGTTTTTATGGGGGGTTAAAAGCGGTCAGTTTGACGATGAAAAACGCATGCTTGAAAGCGTGTTGTATGATAGCGCGAGCGATTTGAACGAAGCGATTTTACAAGAAAAACGCCAAGACCCCAAAAATTAA